A single genomic interval of Mangifera indica cultivar Alphonso chromosome 5, CATAS_Mindica_2.1, whole genome shotgun sequence harbors:
- the LOC123215228 gene encoding probable polygalacturonase — translation MEFSWISFKRAQAMKILHLLVVVALLSPIGGEGRKVKVLDSFEYSAISCRAHSASITDFGGVGDGKTSNTKAFHDAIDQLSRYASDGGAQLYVPAGKWLTGSFNVISHFTLYLHRDAVILGSQDMTEWPVLKPLPSYGRGRDAPAGRFMSLIFGTNLTDIIITGDNGTIDGQGAFWWQQFHKSKLKYTRPYLIELMFSDNIQISNLVLLNSPSWNVHPVYSRDILIQGITIIAPITSPNTDGINPDSCTNTRIEDCYIVSGDDCVAVKSGWDEYGIAFGMPTKQLIIRRLTCISPYSATIALGSEMSGGIQDVRAEDITAIHTESGVRIKTAIGRGAYVKDIYVRGMKLHTMKWVFWMTGNYGSHADNHYDPNALPVIQGINYRDVVAENVSMAARLEGISGDPFTGICIANTTIGMAAKAKKVPWTCTDVAGITSGVTPRPCDLLPDQGPEKITACDFPAEKLPIDLVELKQCTYGMKYL, via the exons ATGGAGTTTTCATGGATAAGTTTCAAGAGAGCTCAA GCAATGAAGATACTGCACCTTCTTGTTGTGGTGGCATTACTGAGCCCGATTGGCGGTGAAGGCAGAAAAGTTAAGGTACTGGACTCGTTCGAGTACAGTGCCATAAGTTGCAGAGCGCACAGTGCATCAATAACTGATTTTGGAGGAGTTGGTGATGGCAAAACTTCGAACACTAAGGCATTTCATGATGCAATCGATCAACTGAGTCGGTATGCATCAGACGGCGGAGCTCAGCTCTATGTTCCTGCCGGAAAATGGTTAACCGGCAGCTTTAATGTTATCAGTCACTTCACTCTCTATCTTCACAGGGATGCTGTCATTCTTGGATCACAG GATATGACTGAATGGCCTGTGCTGAAACCTCTGCCATCGTACGGTCGAGGACGGGATGCACCAGCTGGAAGGTTTATGAGTCTTATATTTGGAACAAATCTCACTGATATTATTATTACAG GGGACAATGGCACAATCGACGGCCAGGGTGCATTCTGGTGGCAGCAATTCCATAAGAGCAAGCTAAAGTACACAAGACCTTACCTAATTGAACTCATGTTCTCAGATAACATCCAAATTTCAAATCTGGTGCTTCTAAATTCCCCCTCATGGAATGTTCATCCTGTTTACAGCAg AGATATTCTTATCCAAGGCATCACCATAATTGCTCCAATAACATCTCCTAACACAGATGGCATCAACCCAG attcTTGCACCAATACAAGAATTGAGGACTGCTACATTGTATCTGGAGACGACTGTGTAGCAGTAAAGAGTGGTTGGGACGAGTACGGTATTGCATTTGGGATGCCCACAAAACAATTGATAATCAGACGGCTGACATGCATTTCACCATACAGTGCGACCATAGCATTAGGCAGTGAGATGTCAGGGGGAATACAAGATGTGAGAGCAGAAGACATCACAGCCATCCATACAGAATCTGGGGTAAGGATCAAGACTGCCATAGGGAGAGGAGCCTATGTGAAAGATATATATGTGAGAGGAATGAAATTGCATACCATGAAATGGGTCTTCTGGATGACTGGCAATTATGGATCACATGCTGATAATCACTACGATCCAAACGCATTGCCGGTAATTCAGGGGATTAATTACAGGGATGTTGTAGCAGAAAATGTGTCAATGGCTGCTAGACTGGAAGGCATTTCCGGAGACCCATTTACAGGTATCTGCATTGCTAATACAACAATTGGAATGGCAGCAAAAGCCAAGAAGGTGCCATGGACTTGCACTGATGTTGCAGGGATAACTAGTGGTGTGACTCCTCGACCGTGTGACCTGTTACCTGACCAAGGACCAGAGAAAATCACGGCCTGTGACTTTCCGGCCGAAAAACTGCCGATAGATTTGGTGGAGTTGAAACAATGCACTTACGGAATGAAATACTTatga